The Acinetobacter defluvii genome includes a region encoding these proteins:
- a CDS encoding type 1 periplasmic-binding domain-containing protein, producing the protein MFYSLVCQKKDDAGALINTMQTDHITKLYVLQQAETAQESKAFFNALSAQFQGQIELVKNIPTKMMKTEGLLLLGNYAWIRQLKKLPIQNLYMQALAVEDSQPLPKGIKFCDVPSLYMADWKDVMIAYQQNPTPMAYQRLYAFGGDAWQITQQYLSKTKTANIDFNGRTGKIHIENNQIARQPMCFVSTGKGLAVA; encoded by the coding sequence ATGTTTTACAGTTTAGTTTGTCAAAAAAAAGATGATGCAGGCGCATTGATCAATACCATGCAAACGGATCACATTACCAAGTTGTATGTTTTACAACAGGCTGAAACTGCACAGGAAAGTAAAGCATTCTTTAATGCTTTATCAGCGCAGTTTCAAGGGCAAATAGAACTAGTCAAAAACATACCTACCAAAATGATGAAAACAGAAGGCTTATTGTTATTAGGGAATTATGCGTGGATTCGTCAATTGAAAAAATTACCTATACAAAATTTGTATATGCAAGCCCTTGCGGTTGAAGATAGCCAGCCATTACCAAAAGGAATCAAGTTTTGCGATGTGCCTTCACTTTATATGGCTGATTGGAAAGATGTTATGATTGCATATCAACAAAATCCAACACCGATGGCTTACCAGCGTTTATATGCTTTTGGTGGGGATGCATGGCAAATTACGCAACAGTATTTATCAAAAACGAAAACAGCCAATATTGATTTCAACGGACGTACTGGAAAAATCCATATCGAGAATAATCAGATTGCCCGACAACCCATGTGCTTTGTGAGTACTGGCAAGGGTCTAGCAGTGGCTTAA
- a CDS encoding penicillin-binding protein activator translates to MINNKKVNYRQTVLGLGLMSMIFTTHADVLVILPETGPLARASSSIKLGISTAYQATGAKTVLKFVNTDQKSMNAILKQHVNKQTQMIIGPLARQDVEEVIKLAPKVPVLALNEVAIQHPHVLQFSLSKKR, encoded by the coding sequence ATGATTAACAATAAAAAAGTGAATTATAGACAGACCGTACTCGGTCTTGGTTTGATGAGCATGATTTTTACAACGCATGCGGATGTTTTGGTTATTTTACCTGAAACAGGACCTTTGGCGCGAGCCAGTAGCAGTATTAAACTGGGAATATCGACTGCATATCAGGCAACAGGTGCAAAAACAGTTTTAAAATTTGTGAATACTGATCAAAAATCCATGAATGCGATATTAAAACAACATGTAAATAAGCAAACACAAATGATTATTGGACCTTTAGCACGACAGGATGTTGAAGAGGTCATTAAACTTGCGCCGAAAGTACCCGTTTTGGCTTTAAATGAAGTCGCCATTCAACATCCCCATGTTTTACAGTTTAGTTTGTCAAAAAAAAGATGA
- the rsmI gene encoding 16S rRNA (cytidine(1402)-2'-O)-methyltransferase — protein MSAQLFVVATPIGHLDDMTFRAIEVLKSVSVVAAEDTRQSAQLLKHYNIATPLTACHDHNESNKINILIERLKNGEDIALVSDAGTPLISDPGFKLVRAAQEHNIRVIPVPGACAAIAALSAVGLPSDRFSFEGFLASKQSQRLLQLEKLKHETQTMIIYEAPHRILECVKDMVEVFGAERPVGFAREITKTFETIKKMTLAELRTFIENDHHQQKGEIVLVIGGATEEHDVNQEKLDKLLLRLLEDLSVKAASQLVADLTGIKKKIAYQRALELTQKD, from the coding sequence ATGAGTGCTCAGTTATTTGTTGTAGCAACCCCAATTGGGCACTTGGATGACATGACCTTTCGTGCAATTGAGGTATTAAAGTCCGTTTCAGTTGTTGCCGCAGAAGACACCCGCCAATCTGCACAACTTTTAAAGCATTATAATATCGCAACGCCCTTAACAGCGTGTCATGATCATAATGAAAGTAACAAAATTAATATACTGATTGAACGCTTAAAGAATGGTGAAGACATCGCTTTGGTCAGTGATGCTGGAACCCCCTTAATCAGTGACCCGGGCTTTAAACTGGTGCGTGCTGCGCAAGAGCATAATATTCGTGTGATCCCTGTACCTGGCGCATGTGCTGCCATTGCAGCACTGAGTGCGGTGGGTTTACCCAGTGACCGATTTAGTTTTGAAGGTTTCTTAGCCTCTAAACAATCGCAACGCCTGTTACAACTTGAAAAACTCAAACATGAAACCCAAACCATGATTATTTATGAAGCACCGCATCGTATTTTAGAGTGTGTTAAAGATATGGTTGAGGTGTTTGGTGCTGAACGCCCTGTTGGTTTTGCACGGGAAATTACTAAAACCTTTGAAACGATTAAAAAAATGACTTTGGCAGAGTTACGCACTTTCATTGAAAATGATCACCATCAGCAAAAAGGAGAAATTGTTTTGGTCATCGGTGGTGCAACCGAAGAACATGATGTAAATCAAGAAAAATTGGACAAGCTTCTGTTACGTTTACTAGAAGATCTCTCAGTAAAAGCAGCCTCACAATTGGTAGCTGACTTAACTGGTATTAAGAAAAAAATTGCTTATCAACGTGCTTTGGAACTCACGCAAAAAGATTAA
- a CDS encoding universal stress protein gives MTFQNILVPIDGSDTSLAVIPEAVEVANKFNATITVVQVMTLDPYIASEYMMHGQSNQMIERARNYILDNLETAKVKFQEQGIDVQVKLLEGENIAKTIAQATEDLNTDLVIISSHGRSGFKKLLIGSVAQSLLTTVNVPVLVIKHP, from the coding sequence ATGACTTTCCAAAATATCTTAGTTCCTATCGATGGCTCAGACACTTCACTTGCTGTCATTCCGGAAGCTGTTGAAGTAGCGAATAAATTTAATGCCACAATCACAGTGGTACAAGTGATGACGCTAGACCCTTATATTGCTTCAGAATATATGATGCATGGTCAAAGTAACCAAATGATTGAACGTGCTCGAAATTATATTTTAGATAATTTGGAAACAGCAAAGGTCAAATTTCAAGAACAAGGTATTGATGTTCAAGTTAAGTTATTAGAAGGTGAAAATATTGCCAAAACCATCGCTCAAGCAACTGAAGACCTCAACACCGATTTAGTGATTATCAGTTCACACGGACGCAGTGGTTTTAAAAAGTTATTAATCGGCAGTGTTGCACAAAGTTTACTGACTACAGTCAATGTTCCCGTGCTGGTAATCAAGCACCCTTAA
- a CDS encoding MGMT family protein encodes MQNTQTPTVELAQMILSVVIQIPYGKVASYGQVAKLAGLPKHARLVGRVLGQLEAEHDVPWHRVINSQGKIRVNQLDEQGTNLQQALLLAENVVVIDGKVNMKKFGWQP; translated from the coding sequence ATGCAAAATACTCAAACACCTACAGTTGAACTTGCTCAAATGATTCTGTCAGTGGTCATACAAATTCCTTATGGCAAAGTGGCAAGTTATGGGCAAGTTGCTAAATTGGCTGGATTGCCAAAACATGCTCGTTTGGTTGGGCGAGTATTAGGACAATTAGAAGCGGAGCATGATGTTCCTTGGCATCGCGTAATTAATTCTCAAGGAAAAATTCGAGTCAATCAGCTGGATGAGCAAGGCACGAATCTACAACAAGCATTGTTGTTGGCTGAAAATGTTGTAGTTATTGATGGGAAAGTGAATATGAAAAAATTTGGTTGGCAACCTTAA
- a CDS encoding alpha/beta fold hydrolase: MKGIFSKLLLSTAFSIGIATTVSLPSQTFAAIDIQSVLQQERTWAGLQSKRLKVGDIDWAYSEGGQVGKPTLLLVHGLAGSRDNCNRLARYLTPHYHVIIPDLPGQGDSKVPADFDYTIPNMTEKLRRFAEAGKFENGLHVAGHSMGGSIALLYAAQYPIDTKSLFLIDSAGVFKSANTPYLKDPTTLRSMIVSKKGDFDKVLSIATALPPFIPNELKEAQEKLMISQATNNTKLVEQLIIMSKMYTPETFALAARSIDQPVLIAWGDQDKVINVEAAAELKSLLKNAKEPLILKGVGHMPLMEQEQLLVQPYLNFLNTIK; the protein is encoded by the coding sequence ATGAAAGGAATCTTTAGTAAACTCCTACTTTCTACGGCATTCAGTATAGGAATTGCCACAACTGTCAGTCTTCCTAGCCAAACTTTTGCTGCAATTGACATTCAAAGTGTTTTACAACAAGAGCGTACTTGGGCAGGCTTACAATCTAAACGCTTAAAAGTAGGCGATATCGACTGGGCATATAGTGAAGGTGGACAAGTTGGCAAACCCACCCTACTTTTAGTGCATGGGCTTGCGGGTAGTCGAGATAACTGTAACCGTTTAGCACGCTATTTAACACCACATTATCATGTGATTATTCCTGATTTGCCTGGTCAAGGTGACAGCAAAGTTCCTGCTGACTTTGACTACACCATTCCAAACATGACTGAAAAATTACGCCGTTTTGCTGAAGCGGGCAAGTTTGAAAATGGTCTACATGTTGCAGGTCATAGTATGGGCGGATCAATCGCTTTACTATATGCAGCCCAATACCCTATAGATACCAAATCTTTATTTTTAATTGATAGTGCAGGTGTTTTTAAGTCTGCGAATACACCTTATTTAAAAGACCCAACCACACTACGCAGTATGATCGTTTCTAAAAAAGGTGACTTCGATAAAGTTCTGAGTATCGCAACTGCTTTACCGCCATTTATTCCAAATGAACTCAAAGAAGCTCAAGAAAAACTGATGATTTCTCAAGCCACAAATAATACAAAGTTGGTAGAACAACTAATTATTATGTCAAAAATGTATACACCTGAAACATTTGCTTTAGCTGCACGTTCAATTGATCAACCGGTATTGATTGCTTGGGGTGACCAAGACAAAGTGATTAATGTTGAAGCGGCGGCAGAATTAAAATCTTTGCTTAAAAATGCCAAAGAACCCCTGATTTTAAAAGGTGTGGGACATATGCCACTCATGGAACAGGAACAGTTACTGGTACAACCGTATTTAAACTTTCTGAATACTATAAAATAA
- a CDS encoding arginase family protein → MLKACYSPQYFAKTHTNSMEKLTAVAQVLEANEMVELVDPESIDPKILYGIHDPEYVQAFVKGKKPLAVMQGFKQWSLAFREAIFAVQAGQLLATEIALREGISANIAQGFHHAVYEHGNAYCTFNGLALIAQQYPNKKVFVLDCDQHGGNGTAEYTLRFENLFNFSIYALAFGCATYERSITRHIHNKKGSFEQYAEAVVDGFEHALEWQADIIIYQAGMDCHQNDRCGSKWFSTEMLYERDLMVFKLAKKYNLPIMFVLAGGYQKLEDLVPLHVNTFKAANAVYFPKEN, encoded by the coding sequence ATGTTAAAAGCTTGCTATTCACCTCAATATTTTGCAAAAACGCATACGAATAGCATGGAAAAACTGACTGCGGTTGCGCAAGTGCTTGAAGCCAATGAAATGGTCGAACTGGTGGATCCTGAAAGTATTGACCCTAAAATTTTATATGGCATCCATGATCCTGAGTATGTACAAGCATTCGTCAAAGGCAAAAAACCGCTCGCTGTGATGCAGGGTTTTAAACAATGGAGTTTAGCCTTTCGTGAAGCTATATTTGCTGTACAGGCAGGGCAACTTTTAGCCACAGAAATTGCACTTCGAGAAGGTATTTCAGCAAATATCGCACAAGGTTTTCACCATGCTGTTTATGAACACGGCAATGCTTACTGTACTTTTAATGGTTTAGCCTTAATTGCACAGCAATATCCAAATAAAAAGGTCTTTGTGCTCGATTGTGACCAACATGGTGGAAATGGCACAGCAGAATATACCTTGAGATTTGAAAACTTATTCAATTTCAGTATCTATGCGTTGGCATTTGGCTGTGCAACCTATGAAAGAAGTATCACACGTCATATTCACAATAAAAAAGGCTCATTTGAGCAATATGCTGAAGCAGTTGTGGATGGTTTTGAACATGCTTTAGAATGGCAAGCGGATATCATCATTTATCAAGCAGGTATGGACTGTCATCAAAATGACCGTTGTGGCTCGAAATGGTTCAGTACTGAAATGCTTTATGAACGCGATTTAATGGTATTTAAATTGGCTAAAAAATATAATTTACCTATTATGTTTGTATTAGCAGGTGGTTACCAAAAGTTAGAAGATTTGGTTCCTTTACATGTAAATACCTTTAAAGCTGCCAATGCCGTGTATTTTCCAAAAGAAAATTAA
- a CDS encoding cation:proton antiporter: MGNYFFLQVFTVVFALSIATTIFNKRILGFPQAIGVPLVSAIFVFILQWGASLLNGNQFISINIHNIEEAVRNIDFYDFLVNGVICFILTSSALKFKVSDLKVYWKPISILATIALLLCAVFFAGIVFGFQYIIGNPVPILVLLLLGSALGATDPIGIKGVLSSVRAPHHLMVKLEGESLFNDAMCIAVFMTLLNVLEGEHFSLVATLQTLLYEIIVAVIIGWAFGLTILRLLRGKHEMESLILTTALLACGSYLIALFAHASAPIACVIGGLIVGNKWKEILQDREIREVNHFWHTVEGIINSFLFTLIGLELFILDLSTSLILGGILAFFALHLSRFAANYLAFAFFPSFRHKSYNGSLAILSWGGVRGGISLALILAVANIPELREYSSILIGYTFISVLLSGIVCGLGLPAVMNAFYYNPNEDKEGFKGWYQRMCHKMNRKGVKYIVGEDAEGHETITIYNPEVLVDKKSEDGVASVHRPDKAQEVKRLENPTNF, encoded by the coding sequence ATGGGTAATTATTTTTTTCTACAAGTCTTTACAGTTGTTTTTGCTTTATCCATTGCAACCACCATTTTTAATAAGCGAATATTAGGTTTTCCACAAGCGATTGGTGTACCTCTAGTTTCTGCGATATTTGTCTTTATTTTGCAATGGGGCGCAAGCTTACTCAATGGTAATCAATTTATTTCTATTAATATTCACAATATTGAGGAAGCGGTTAGGAATATTGATTTTTATGACTTTTTAGTGAATGGTGTGATTTGTTTTATTTTAACCTCATCCGCTTTAAAGTTTAAAGTTTCTGACTTAAAAGTATATTGGAAACCCATTAGTATTTTAGCGACCATCGCTTTATTACTTTGTGCAGTCTTTTTTGCAGGTATTGTGTTTGGATTCCAATACATTATTGGCAATCCAGTACCAATTTTAGTGTTATTACTGTTGGGTTCGGCATTAGGTGCAACTGACCCGATTGGGATTAAAGGTGTGCTGAGTTCAGTTCGTGCGCCTCATCATTTGATGGTGAAGCTTGAAGGTGAGTCATTATTTAACGATGCAATGTGTATTGCTGTTTTTATGACTTTACTTAATGTACTGGAGGGTGAGCATTTTAGTTTGGTTGCAACTTTACAAACTTTGCTGTACGAAATTATTGTTGCTGTGATTATTGGTTGGGCATTTGGTTTGACTATTTTACGTTTACTACGTGGTAAACATGAAATGGAATCTCTAATTTTAACCACAGCATTACTGGCATGTGGTTCATATTTAATTGCTTTATTTGCGCATGCTTCTGCACCGATTGCGTGTGTCATCGGTGGTTTGATTGTTGGGAATAAATGGAAAGAGATTTTACAAGACCGTGAAATTCGAGAAGTAAATCATTTTTGGCATACTGTGGAAGGAATTATTAACTCATTCTTATTCACATTGATTGGGCTAGAATTATTTATTTTAGATTTAAGTACCAGTCTTATTTTAGGTGGGATATTGGCTTTTTTTGCATTACATTTATCCCGTTTTGCTGCAAATTATTTAGCATTTGCATTTTTCCCATCATTTCGACACAAAAGTTATAATGGTAGCCTAGCGATATTATCTTGGGGTGGGGTGCGTGGGGGGATCTCATTGGCATTGATTTTAGCAGTCGCCAATATTCCTGAATTACGTGAATATAGCAGTATTTTAATTGGTTATACTTTTATCAGTGTATTACTTTCTGGAATTGTCTGTGGTTTAGGCTTACCAGCGGTGATGAATGCATTTTACTATAATCCTAATGAAGACAAAGAAGGCTTCAAAGGATGGTATCAGCGCATGTGTCATAAAATGAATCGTAAAGGCGTAAAATATATCGTAGGCGAAGATGCGGAAGGGCATGAAACTATTACTATTTATAATCCTGAAGTTTTAGTCGATAAAAAATCAGAGGATGGTGTGGCATCTGTGCATCGTCCAGATAAAGCTCAAGAAGTAAAACGTTTGGAAAATCCAACCAATTTCTAA